Part of the Funiculus sociatus GB2-C1 genome is shown below.
ACAAGTACGAAATATTGCCGAAGTTACCAAAGCTGTTGCTAACGGCGACCTTTCCAAGAAAATCACTGTTGATGTCAAAGGCGAGATTTTGGATCTCAAAGACACGATCAACGTGATGGTGGATCAGCTTTCGTCCTTCGCCTCAGAAGTGACCAGAGTGGCGCGTGAGGTGGGAACGGAAGGGAAATTAGGCGGTCAAGCAGAGGTGCGCGGCGTTGCTGGAACCTGGAAAGACTTAACCGACAACGTAAACTCAATGGCGGGTAACTTAACTGCACAGGTGCGCGGTATTGCCAAAGTCGTGACGGCGGTAGCCAATGGCGACTTGAAGCGAAAACTGATGCTGGAGGCGAAGGGAGAAATTGAAACCTTAGCTGATACGATCAACGAGATGATCGACACCCTAGCAACCTTTGCTGAGCAAGTTACCACCGTGGCGCGTGAGGTGGGAATCGAAGGTAAACTGGGAGGTCAGGCGAAGGTTCCAGGGGCTGCTGGCACTTGGCGGGCGCTGACAGACAACGTGAACGAACTAGCGGCGAATCTGACAACCCAGATCCGGACAATTGCTGAAATTGCTACCGCCGTGACTAAGGGAGATTTGACCCGCACGATTAACGTCCAAGCGGAAGGCGAGGTAGCAGTCCTCAAAGATAATATCAACCAGATGATCGCTAACCTGCGGGAGACTACGCAGAAAAATACTGAGCAAGATTGGTTGAAGACCAACTTAGCCAAGTTTACCCGCATGTTACAAGGTCAGCGAGATTTGGAGACAGTCTCCAAACTGATTTTGTCGGAACTCGCACCTCTGGTTTCCGCGCAACACGGCGTATTTTACTTGATGGAAGGATCTATCGACCATCAGATATATCTAAAACTCCTGAGTACCTACGCCTACCGGGAACGCAAGCATCTAGCAAATCGTTTCCATCTGGGTGAAGGTTTGGTGGGACAATGCGCCATAGAAAAAGAACGGATTCTGCTCACCGAAGTACCAGACAATTACATCAAGATTAGCTCTGGCTTAGGGGAATCTACTCCGATTAATGTCGTCGTTTTACCAGTTTTGTTTGAAGGACAAGTTACAGCAGTTATTGAACTTGCCTCTTTCCGAAGATTTAGCGAAATTCACCTGACTTTCTTCGATCAACTCACCGAAAGTATTGCCATTGTGTTGAACACGATCGCTGCTTCGATGAGAACAGAAGAATTGCTCAAACAATCGCAATCTCTGGCAGAAGAACTGCAAACTCAGCAAAAAGAACTAACTGATACTAATAAGCGACTGGAACAACAAGCGAAATCGCTGCAAGCATCGGAAGAACTGCTGAAAAGACAGCAGGAACAGTTGCAACAAACTAATGAGGAGTTGGAAGAGCGATCGCGCTTGTTGGCACGCCAAAACCGAGAAGTTGAGCGCAAAAATCAGGAAATTGAACAAGCAAGGCAGTCTGTGGAGGAGAAAGCTGAACAACTGGCCCTTACTTCCAAATATAAATCAGAGTTTCTGGCAAATATGTCCCACGAACTGCGGACACCGCTCAATAGTTTGTTGATATTAGCCAGACTGCTTTCTGATAACAGTGACGGCAACTTGACAGGCAAGCAAGTCGAATACAGCCGGACAATTCATTCAGCAGGTACTGATTTATTAGGTCTGATTAATGACATTCTGGATCTGGCAAAAATTGAATCTGGAACTATGTCAGTTGATGTTGACCAGATGTTATTTGCCGAATTGCGAAGCCAGATGGAACGCACATTCGGGCAAGTAGCCCACGACAAAGGACTCAATTTTGTCTTAGACTTTGAGTCAGCTCTGCCAAGGGCGATGTATACCGACGCGAAACGGTTACAACAAGTCCTGAAAAATCTGCTTTCCAATGCGTTTAAATTTACCGACAGAGGGGAAGTACGATTGCAAGTCCATCTGGCGACAGGTGGATGGAGTAAAGACCAAGTAGAATTAAACCGCGCTCAAGCTGTGATCGCTTTTGCAGTCAGGGATACGGGCATTGGCATTGAGCCGGGTAAGCAGAAAATAATTTTTGAGGCGTTTCAGCAAGCTGATGGCACGACCAGCCGCAAATACGGCGGTACGGGACTAGGCTTATCTATCAGCCGAGAAATCGCCCGACTGCTGGGCGGAGAAATTCGCCTGGTAAGCAGTCCTGGTCAGGGAAGCACGTTTACTCTATATTTACCCCAAACTTACCACGGCAACGCAGAAGACAGCAGCAGTACGAGTGGGCAGACGACAGCTATTATGCCTCCAGCGCCAAGTCGGGTTTCTGTGCCTGCCATACCAGCCAGCCTGGTTCCCCCAGCCTCGTCTCAACAAGACGGTTCTAGAATTGTCTCTAACCCGATGCCTATTGACGAAGGCAGGACTTATGTGCCATCGCCGTCAGCGATCGCTGATGACCGAGAGAATATTGAACAAGGCGATCGCATCCTGCTAATCATCGAAGATGACGTCAACTTTGCGCGGATCATGTTAGATATGGCACGAGAGCAAGGTTTCAAAGGTCTGGTGGCCTTGCGAAGCGATACAGGTCTGGCAATGGTGCGACACTATCAGCCAGACGCGATTATGCTGGATATCCGGTTGCCAATCATGGATGGCTGGACGGTGCTAGACCGTTTGAAGCACGATCCGGCAACTCGGCACATCCCGGTACATATCCTCTCCGTTGAGGAAGGACAACAGCGCAGTTTGCAACAGGGAGCGATCGCTTATCTGAAAAAACCTGTGTCCAGCGAAGCCATAACGAAGGCACTGACTGAAATTAAAGGTTTTGTTGAGCGTCCAGTTAAGAACTTGCTCGTCGTAGAAGACGACGAAAATCAACGCCACAGCATTGTAGAGCTAATCGGCAACAGCGATGTTGTTACAACTGCTGTGGGTACGGGTGAGGAAGCGTTGGAAACCTTGAGAAACGGACACTTTGACTGTCTGGTTCTGGATTTGGGATTGCCCGACATGACTGGCTTTGAACTGATTGAACGGATTAAGCAGGAGCCAAACATGAATCGGCTGCCAATCATTGTTTATACAGGGAGAGAGCTTACCAGGGCGCAAGAAACCGAACTCAAGCGCATCGCAGATACAATTATCATCAAAGACGTGCGATCGCCGGAACGTCTCCTTAATGAAACTGCTTTGTTCTTGCACCGAGTCCAGGCAAACTTGCCTCAAACCAAGCGCCAAATGCTCGAACAGTTGCATCAGAACGATCCCGTACTTGCTGGCAAAAAAGTCCTGATTGTAGACGACGATGTGCGTAACATCTTCGCTTTGACAAGTATGCTAGAGCAGCAGCAAATGCAGGTTTTGTATGCTGAAAACGGCAGAGATGGTATTGCTAAGTTGCAAGAAACCCCCGACATTGATATCGTTCTCATGGACGTGATGATGCCGGAAATGGACGGTTACGAGACGATGAAAGCCATTCGCGAGATCGCCCAATTCGCATCGCTACCCATGATCGCCCTCACCGCCAAAGCCATGAAAGGCGATCGCGAGAAGTGTATCGAAGCAGGGGCCTCTGACTACATCACCAAACCTGTCGATACGGAGCAATTGCTTTCCCTGCTGCGAGTTTGGCTCTATCGCTAAGGGACTAGCAATTAGATTATGTTTGCCCACTCATATCCACCAATTCCCGAACGGTGGATATAAGTGGGCAAACTACTATTGCTAAGGGATTAGGGATTAGGGAAGATCCCTATTTTCTAGGAGTCTGCCATACTTACTTTAATAATTTCGAGAAAGTTGTCTTAACAACAACTTTCTCGAATTCCTGGCATTTATAAAAATAAAGGAGGTGGAATACTAGCCTTATGCAACTTGCTGATCGCCTTGTTTCCATGAAAAAAACTGAACTCGAAGACATAGAAATTCAGTTGCTATTAGAAGGTGTATATCTGTATTACGGTTTTGATTTTAGAAATTATGCTCCAGCCTCACTCAAACGCCGTATTTGGAACACCATTCAAGAGGAGGAGTTAACTAGCGTATCCGCACTTCAGGAAAAGGTACTCCACGATCCAGAATGTATGGAGAGATTTCTGCTCAATCTCTCCGTCAATGTTACAGCTATGTTTCGCGACCCCACCTTTTATCTAGCATTTAGACACAAAGTTGTACCGCTATTGCGAACCTATCCATTTATTCGGATTTGGTGTGCAGGATGTTCCACTGGCGAAGAAGTCTATTCTATGGCAATTCTGCTGCAAGAAGAAGGTCTTTATCATCGGTGTCGAATCTACGCTACCGACATGAACGAAATGGTATTAAGAAAAGCTAAAGTTGGGATTTTCCCGCTGCAAATGATGCAAGAATATACTCAGCAATATATTAATGCTGGCGGTAAGAAGTCTTTTTCTGAGTATTACACTGCCGCTTATGAGAGCGCTATTTTTAGCTCCTCTCTGAAGGAAAATGTCATCTTTTCCCAACATAATCTGGCTATTGATAGTTCTTTCAATGAATTTAATGTTATATTGTGCCGAAATGTTCTAATTTATTTTAATCAATTGCTTCAAGAGCGGGTTCACAATCTTTTGTATGAAAGCCTCGGTAGATTTGGAATCTTGGGATTAGGACGGCAAGAATCACTCAAAGCAACTCCTCACGAAAAACACTATGAAGAGTTGGAAGGCAATGAGAAACTTTACAGACGGATACGGTAAAAAGGCAAAAGTAATTTCTCGTTCCCAGTCTCTGGCTGGGAATGAAACTATAGGAGGTTCTGCCTCCCTCTGCGGACAGAAATTATAGTATAAAGAAAAGTTGCGGCAACTGCCGCAACTTTAACATTCCCAGTTAGAAAACTGGAACTCAGAGACGAGAAAAGAGTTATGGCAGTTGAAATTGTCGTCATCGGTACGTCGTTGGGTGGCTTAGATGCCCTCAGCTGCCTTCTAGCAGGTCTGCCAAAAAATTTCCCCTGTGCTGTAGTTGTGGCACAACACCGCCACAAAGACCCCAACAACGCCTTGTGCAGCATTTTACAGCAATATAGTCCTCTGCCGCTTACAGAGGCGGAAGATAAACAAGAAATTCAGCCAAGAAGGGTATATTTGGCTCCCGCCGATTATCATTTGCTGGTGGAAGCAGGTCACTTTGCTCTCTCCACTGAGGCTCCTGTCACCCATGCAAGACCGTCTATTGATGTATTGTTCGAGTCAGCAGCTGATGCTTATAGCGATCGCGTTATCGGGGTGATTTTGACGGGGGCGAGTCGGGATGGTGTTTGGGGACTGCTGAAAATCAAAGCACACGGCGGATTAGCTATAGTTCAAGATCCGGAAACAGCAGAAAGTCGTATTATGCCAGAAGCAGCGATCGCATCTGTAGAGGTAGACTGGATTTTGCAGATACACGACATTGCCCCGTGTTTAATCAAACTTTGTCAACCAGCAGTCCAGTGAATAGCAGGCTTGCTACACCTAAAGTATTAGGGCGTTGCATTTAAAAATGTAGAACTATAAAACTCTTATTTCTACATTCTGGATTCCTGTGCCTGAAGTTTGTAACCTTGGATAGTGGTATCCAATGCTAAATACTGCCAGTCTCAGAAGAACCACGATTTGCTCAATTCCGCCTTTGTTTAAAGCACCGCTATAAAATGCAGCCCAAAGATAAAGTTAATGTCCTTTTAGTGGACGATCATCCAGAAAATCTGTTGGCTTTAGAGGCAATACTGGGCAGCCTCGGTCAAAATTTGGTAAGAGCCACATCGGGCGAACAAGCCTTGAGGTGTCTGCTAAATCAAGATTTTGCTGTGATTTTGCTTGATGTCCAGATGCCAGGAATGGATGGATTTGAGACAGCGACGTTGATTAGACAACGCCCATCGTCGCGCTACACCCCCATTATTTTCCTGACAGCATTCAGCACCAGCGACAATTTTGTGTTTAAAGGTTATTCACTGGGTGCGGTGGACTACCTGCTGAAGCCTCTAGAGCCGGAAATATTATTATCCAAGGTGGCGGTGTTTGTTGACCTGTTCAAAAAGACAGAGGAGGTAAAACGACAAGCTACACAACTTGCAGCCGTCAATGCAAACCTGAGACAAAGTGAAGAGCAATTTCGTTCTTTGAGTGCTTGCTCACCTGTTGGTATTTTCTTAACAGATATCGAAGGTAACTGTACCTACACCAACCCACGCTACCAAGCTATTTATGGCATCACCCTTGAAGAGAGTTTAGGAGAAGGTTGGGCTACCGCAATTCATCCCGATGACCGCGAGGTGGTCTTTAGCAGTTGGTATGCCTGCGCCAATGAAGGCAGGGAATACTCGAACGAGTTTCGCGTACAAACGCCTCATGACGGCATAGTGCGTTGGGTTAATGCCCGCTCATCCCCAATGCTCTCCGCTCAAGGCGAACTTATCGGTTATGTTGGCACAGTAGAAGACATCACCGAGCGCAAAGCCGCAGAAGAAGCACGCGCTCAAATTATTCGCGAACAGGTGGCACGACAGGAAGCAGAGGCGGCAAACCGGGTAAAAGACGAGTTCTTAGCAACCCTTTCCCACGAACTCCGCACCCCCCTGAACTCAATGCTGGGCTGGACGCAACTGCTCCGGAGTCGGAAATTTGATGAAAAGACTACGGCTCGTGCTTTGGAAACGATTGAGCGCAACGCGAAGTTGCAGGCGCAACTCATCGAGGATATTTTGGATGTCTCGCGGATTATTCGAGGCAAACTGAATCTCAATATTTGCCAAATCAACCTGATACCAATTATTGAGGCGGCGATAGATACGTTGCGTCTGGCAGCTGTTGATAAGGAGATTCAACTAGATTTTGAAATGGATTGCTCTTTAAAGGAGGGGGACAATTTATCGAGAACACCCCTGATTGTCTCCGGCGATCCCAGCCGCTTGCAGCAAGTTGTCTGGAATCTTCTCTCAAATGCGATTAAGTTCACACCTGCGGGAGGACGTGTCGAAGTTCAACTGTCAGTCGTCAGGAAATTGTCAAGTTGGAATGTGGAAACGCCAACAGACAGCTATGCCCAAATCAAAGTAAGCGACACCGGCGTTGGCATTAGCGCAGACTTTCTGCCGTATATTTTCGATCGCTTCCGTCAGGCTGATAGCACAACAACAAGGCGATATGGCGGTCTGGGGCTTGGGTTGGCGATTGTCCGTCACTTGGTGGAACTGCAAGGCGGTACTGTCTTTGCCCAGAGTGAAGGAGAGGATCAGGGGGCGACGTTTATTGTAAATCTGCCACTCCCTGGAAGCAGGGAAGTTGTTTCGGAAGATAAGGGAGACTTGGGACAGGAAGTTACCTTGTCCCCTACCCCTCATTCCGAGCATCCGATAACCCCATCGTCCCATCACTCCCTCACAGGGTTGCAGGTACTGGTGGTGGATGACGATACTGATACTCGCGATTTTCTGACTACAGTGCTAGAAGAATATCAGGTGCAAGTGACGGCTGTGGCATCGGTGCAGGAGGCACTCCAGGCACTTGAACATTTGAAACCAGATGTACTGGTGAGCGATATTGGGATGCCGATGGAGGACGGTTATGGGTTGATCCGCAAAGTCAGATCCTTGGAGGCAGAGCATGGGGAGACGATTCCAGCGATCGCTCTGTCTGGGTATGCTAAGGGTGAAGAGCGATCGCGATCGCTAGAAGCTGGCTTTCAGACGCATCTACCTAAACCAGTGCAGCCAGCTGAATTAATCGCAATGGTTGCCCAACTTGCCCAAAGAGAAAATATCTCGGATTTGGAGCGTTCGGAGACTAATACTTAATTAGGTTTTTTGCTAATAGCTAATGGCTTTTAATAATTAGCCATTAGCTTTTAACAATTAGCCATTAGCCATTAGCCATTAGCCATTAGCCATTAGCTATTAGCTATTAGCTAATTGCCTTTTTAAAACCTTCCGCTTCTGTTGAAATAAACCCGCTCTAGTTCATTCAAGTCTCGGCGCAACATTGCCCAGTCGCTTTCCGCCTGACCGCCCAAACGTCGGCGCTGCATGAAAGTATTTATTTGATATGCGCTAGTTAGCACTTGCTGGACATCAGAGGTAGCAGCTTGACGATCGTTGTAGCGATCGCGCAGCCGATTTGTCGCACTTTCAAAATTTTTGGCATACTGGTTAATTTGGTCTTCGCGGTTGGAACCATCCAGACGAGTGCGGTCTAGTGCTTGGTCGAGGCTACTGCGAAACCGATTGGCGTTTCTTTCTATGTTGTTTACCAGTTGCTGCACTTGCCCATTGTAGGATCGACGATCGCCTCCTGGTGTGGTCGTTCCTGGGGCGATGCGATCTAGTTGCGCCAAGTCTCGACGCAGGCTCGCCCACTCGCGTTCAGCTTCACCTCCCAAACGTCTGCGCTGCATAAATTCATCTATTCTAGCTGCCCTATTTAGCACTTCCCGAACATCACTGGAAGCAACTTGTCGTCTGTTGTAGCGATCGCGCAGCCGATTTGTCGCTTCTTCAAAATTTCTGATGTACTCGTTGATGTTATCTTCTCTGCTGGAACCATCCATACGGCTGCGATCTAGCGCTTGGTCGATGAGATTGCGAAAACTATCTGTTCTCGTTTCTATCCGCTCTAAAAGTTGCTCAATTTGCCCGTAGTAGCGGCGATCCAGGCTTTGCGCCTGTACCTGTTGGGGAATTATAGTAGGGCTGGCAACGGCAACGAGGAGCGCTGTTAAAAGAACTGGTTTGAATCTGTTGAGCATTTCTCTTTACCTCGAAGTTTAAAATTTGCTGCTTTACTTTTCAAAGAGCCTAATAAAAGCAAAACTTTCCCCTAAGGGGATACCTACGAAAGGAGATTTACTCACATCAGTTCGCCATGCCTTCTCTCCTGTTGGAGGTACTGTACCCGTTAGCGCTTTAATTTTTGCTTCCGATTGGCGCTGCTGTTGGAGAATTCCTTTTGCTTGCAGTTCTGCCAAATTCTGAGACGCTTTTGTAGAGCAGTATGTTCCTTCAGATAGATAGAGGATCGCCCAATTCCTTTAATCTAATACTCGCCATTCCCCAGGCAAATCCGGCAAAAAATCACGACAAATTTGTGCTGGTGTAAAACTTGGGCGCTTTCGGTTCAAGCGATGCCTTCAGGAAGGTACTCGGCTGGAATTGGGCGATCGCTGCGCTCCTCGTCCCATAATAGGGAGATAACCAACCAGCGATCGCCATTTTTGAGCAGTTGAATACTATTGATGCCACGCGCCAGGGGTGTCGGATCGTCTGCCTTGTAGCGGGCATCAAATGTGCTAAAAACATGGGCAATATTTCCAAACAATTCCAGACGACGGGAAATTTCTACTTCGTAAAATCCCCGCAACTTTCCTGTTTGAATTTGTTCAGCCATTCGGGAAATAAAAGTTTCAACCGACATTGCCTCGACGCTATTTATCTTCACATGAATCATTTGTCCAGCTGGAGCAAATAGCGATCGCAGGAGGTTCCAGTTTGGTTCTCCCTCAACAAAAGAAATTGCCGCATACAACTCTTTGACAGTTGCATCAATTGCCGCTACATCAGTGAGAGTAGCTAGGGGAATAGGCGGCTGTGCTTCATTCATATCTTTTACCTTGTGCATATTTGTCTTAATTTTACTCAGGGTGCAGTATCTCTCAATACAAATTTCTGATTGCAACTTTGATTTACTAAAATTCAAAGTTATTTGATTCGTTTATGTAGGGGTGTACAGCCGTGCGCCCCTATATCTGTATGCAGAACAATGCTAAATGTAATTTATGCAATTTCAAACATCAGGACGGGAATACTGATAATACCCAGGTGACAACCTGAGAATTAGAACAATATATCAACTGCTAAAATTTGAAAATGAAATCTAAACCGCCACTTATTGGAATCACGACCGCCGGACAGTTGGGAACGAGTCTGTTCTGCGTGCGGGGCGAATATGTAGACGCAGTGAGACTAGCA
Proteins encoded:
- a CDS encoding HAMP domain-containing protein, with the protein product MPTAQAPNDTDNLDERQLLKTLAAVKKGDFSVRMPIDQTGIAGKIADTLNDVIELNQRMAAELERISTIVGKEGKISERASLGNAGGSWEKSVESVNTLITDLVQPTAETARVIRAVANGDLSQRIATEIENRPLKGEFLQTAEVVNTMVDQLSSFASEVTRVAREVGTEGKLGVQAEVKGVAGTWKDLTDNVNLMAGNLTAQVRNIAEVTTAVANGDLSKKITVDVKGEILELKNTVNVMVDQLNSFASEVTRVAREVGTEGKLGGQAQVRGVAGTWKDLTDSVNLMAGNLTAQVRNIAEVTTAVANGDLSKKITVDVKGEILDLKDTINVMVDQLNSFASEVTRVAREVGADGKLGGQAEVRGVAGTWKDLTDSVNFMAGSLTAQVRNIAEVTTAVANGDLSKKITVDVKGEILELKNTVNTMVDQLNSFASEVTRVAREVGTEGKLGVQAEVGGVAGTWKDLTDSVNLMAGNLTAQVRNIAEVTTAVANGDLSKKITVDVKGEILELKNTVNIMVDQLSSFASEVTRVAREVGADGKLGGQAEVKGVAGTWKDLTDSVNFMAGSLTAQVRNIAEVTTAVANGDLSKKITVDVRGEILELKNTVNTMVDQLNSFASEVTRVAREVGTEGKLGVQAEVRGVAGTWKDLTDSVNSMAGNLTAQVRNIAEVTTAVANGDLSKKITVDVKGEILELKNTINIMVDQLSSFASEVTRVAREVGSEGKLGVQAEVRGVAGTWKDLTDSVNSMAGNLTEQVRNIAEVATAIANGDLSKKITVQVKGEILELKNTINIMVDQLSSFASEVTRVAREVGSEGKLGVQADVRGVAGTWKDLTDSVNFMAGSLTAQVRNIAAVTTAVANGDLSKKITVDVKGEILELKNTVNTMVDQLNSFASEVTRVAREVGTEGKLGVQAEVRGVAGTWKDLTDSVNFMAGSLTAQVRNIAEVTTAVANGDLSKKITVDVKGEILELKNTINTMVDQLNSFASEVTRVAREVGSEGKLGVQAYVRGVAGTWKDLTDNVNSMAGNLTAQVRNIAEVTKAVANGDLSKKITVDVKGEILDLKDTINVMVDQLSSFASEVTRVAREVGTEGKLGGQAEVRGVAGTWKDLTDNVNSMAGNLTAQVRGIAKVVTAVANGDLKRKLMLEAKGEIETLADTINEMIDTLATFAEQVTTVAREVGIEGKLGGQAKVPGAAGTWRALTDNVNELAANLTTQIRTIAEIATAVTKGDLTRTINVQAEGEVAVLKDNINQMIANLRETTQKNTEQDWLKTNLAKFTRMLQGQRDLETVSKLILSELAPLVSAQHGVFYLMEGSIDHQIYLKLLSTYAYRERKHLANRFHLGEGLVGQCAIEKERILLTEVPDNYIKISSGLGESTPINVVVLPVLFEGQVTAVIELASFRRFSEIHLTFFDQLTESIAIVLNTIAASMRTEELLKQSQSLAEELQTQQKELTDTNKRLEQQAKSLQASEELLKRQQEQLQQTNEELEERSRLLARQNREVERKNQEIEQARQSVEEKAEQLALTSKYKSEFLANMSHELRTPLNSLLILARLLSDNSDGNLTGKQVEYSRTIHSAGTDLLGLINDILDLAKIESGTMSVDVDQMLFAELRSQMERTFGQVAHDKGLNFVLDFESALPRAMYTDAKRLQQVLKNLLSNAFKFTDRGEVRLQVHLATGGWSKDQVELNRAQAVIAFAVRDTGIGIEPGKQKIIFEAFQQADGTTSRKYGGTGLGLSISREIARLLGGEIRLVSSPGQGSTFTLYLPQTYHGNAEDSSSTSGQTTAIMPPAPSRVSVPAIPASLVPPASSQQDGSRIVSNPMPIDEGRTYVPSPSAIADDRENIEQGDRILLIIEDDVNFARIMLDMAREQGFKGLVALRSDTGLAMVRHYQPDAIMLDIRLPIMDGWTVLDRLKHDPATRHIPVHILSVEEGQQRSLQQGAIAYLKKPVSSEAITKALTEIKGFVERPVKNLLVVEDDENQRHSIVELIGNSDVVTTAVGTGEEALETLRNGHFDCLVLDLGLPDMTGFELIERIKQEPNMNRLPIIVYTGRELTRAQETELKRIADTIIIKDVRSPERLLNETALFLHRVQANLPQTKRQMLEQLHQNDPVLAGKKVLIVDDDVRNIFALTSMLEQQQMQVLYAENGRDGIAKLQETPDIDIVLMDVMMPEMDGYETMKAIREIAQFASLPMIALTAKAMKGDREKCIEAGASDYITKPVDTEQLLSLLRVWLYR
- a CDS encoding CheR family methyltransferase, whose product is MKKTELEDIEIQLLLEGVYLYYGFDFRNYAPASLKRRIWNTIQEEELTSVSALQEKVLHDPECMERFLLNLSVNVTAMFRDPTFYLAFRHKVVPLLRTYPFIRIWCAGCSTGEEVYSMAILLQEEGLYHRCRIYATDMNEMVLRKAKVGIFPLQMMQEYTQQYINAGGKKSFSEYYTAAYESAIFSSSLKENVIFSQHNLAIDSSFNEFNVILCRNVLIYFNQLLQERVHNLLYESLGRFGILGLGRQESLKATPHEKHYEELEGNEKLYRRIR
- a CDS encoding chemotaxis protein CheB; the encoded protein is MAVEIVVIGTSLGGLDALSCLLAGLPKNFPCAVVVAQHRHKDPNNALCSILQQYSPLPLTEAEDKQEIQPRRVYLAPADYHLLVEAGHFALSTEAPVTHARPSIDVLFESAADAYSDRVIGVILTGASRDGVWGLLKIKAHGGLAIVQDPETAESRIMPEAAIASVEVDWILQIHDIAPCLIKLCQPAVQ
- a CDS encoding hybrid sensor histidine kinase/response regulator — translated: MQPKDKVNVLLVDDHPENLLALEAILGSLGQNLVRATSGEQALRCLLNQDFAVILLDVQMPGMDGFETATLIRQRPSSRYTPIIFLTAFSTSDNFVFKGYSLGAVDYLLKPLEPEILLSKVAVFVDLFKKTEEVKRQATQLAAVNANLRQSEEQFRSLSACSPVGIFLTDIEGNCTYTNPRYQAIYGITLEESLGEGWATAIHPDDREVVFSSWYACANEGREYSNEFRVQTPHDGIVRWVNARSSPMLSAQGELIGYVGTVEDITERKAAEEARAQIIREQVARQEAEAANRVKDEFLATLSHELRTPLNSMLGWTQLLRSRKFDEKTTARALETIERNAKLQAQLIEDILDVSRIIRGKLNLNICQINLIPIIEAAIDTLRLAAVDKEIQLDFEMDCSLKEGDNLSRTPLIVSGDPSRLQQVVWNLLSNAIKFTPAGGRVEVQLSVVRKLSSWNVETPTDSYAQIKVSDTGVGISADFLPYIFDRFRQADSTTTRRYGGLGLGLAIVRHLVELQGGTVFAQSEGEDQGATFIVNLPLPGSREVVSEDKGDLGQEVTLSPTPHSEHPITPSSHHSLTGLQVLVVDDDTDTRDFLTTVLEEYQVQVTAVASVQEALQALEHLKPDVLVSDIGMPMEDGYGLIRKVRSLEAEHGETIPAIALSGYAKGEERSRSLEAGFQTHLPKPVQPAELIAMVAQLAQRENISDLERSETNT